In one Lolium rigidum isolate FL_2022 chromosome 3, APGP_CSIRO_Lrig_0.1, whole genome shotgun sequence genomic region, the following are encoded:
- the LOC124695708 gene encoding probable inactive receptor kinase RLK902 — translation MDRPENTISQLIQEDHRSKWIAHSNHNVKCFTEDEIIRITNNFETMLGKGSFGEVYKGVLEDQSIVAVKRFIHNVKEDFAKELTVHSEINHKNVVRLVGYCADENALMMVTEYVIKGNLSDALHRENTPIPLDTRLRIAIECAEALCYMHSQMYTRVIHGDIKPANILLDDRLNAKLSDFGISRLVNTENTLYTLNVIGSIGYMDPLFALDGRLTPKSDVYSFGVVLVELITRKKAKTDDGDVGLVKIFTQSLAKGIRRVREMFDAEIAIPGDLKTVEEIAKLAGKCLRLEFDKRPDMLEVAERLRKLRNAAHERTARFSWGRRYKPAQAQTKSSQESNIRSQSVRIAAPAKVAPSQESNSRSQSVRTAAQVEVAPSQERSGTIHYVGNFRLSSTATDNLLELVDLLQAPAGGYTGGSMYRLTLRENGVKLAVKRVKGADLSKAEFEQRATMIGAIQSEHIVPLQAYYYDKNEILLMYDSFTSLEQALYGEGGPCPLDLKQRVAISLAAARGVAYIHSVGPSSCHGNINSSNVILKRNYGASLLEHGLTTLGLFPGVSGYSAPEITDANWVSQEADVYSFGVLMLELLTGKPPLRRTEHAEEGAYLPWWVRSVGRRKWRAKVIDMQLLARQHAEGEDEFMVRLLLLGINCSSEDAKLRPTIHDVVQHIEEMTT, via the exons ATGGATCGTCCAGAAAATACGATAAGTCAACTAATACAAGAGGATCATAGATCAAAGTGGATCGCACATAGCAATCACAATGTGAAATGTTTCACAGAAGATGAGATAATAAGAATAACCAACAACTTTGAAACTATGCTTGGCAAAGGTTCCTTTGGTGAAGTTTACAAAGGAGTTCTTGAGGACCAAAGTATTGTTGCAGTGAAGAGGTTTATCCACAATGTAAAAGAAGACTTTGCCAAAGAGTTGACCGTCCATAGTGAAATCAATCACAAGAACGTAGTCAGACTGGTCGGCTACTGCGCAGATGAAAATGCCCTAATGATGGTCACCGAGTATGTTATTAAAGGGAACTTAAGCGACGCCCTTCACCGGGAGAATACTCCCATCCCCTTGGATACTAGACTCAGAATTGCCATTGAGTGTGCGGAGGCATTGTGCTATATGCATTCACAAATGTATACTCGAGTTATTCATGGTGATATCAAGCCTGCTAATATACTCTTAGATGACAGGCTAAATGCGAAATTATCGGACTTTGGAATATCAAGGCTGGTCAACACAGAAAATACTCTATACACTCTAAATGTGATAGGAAGTATAGGTTACATGGACCCATTGTTTGCTCTGGATGGTCGGCTCACACCAAAGAGTGATGTTTATAGTTTCGGGGTTGTACTTGTGGAATTGATTACTAGAAAAAAAGCGAAAACAGATGATGGAGATGTTGGCTTGGTTAAAATTTTTACTCAATCTCTTGCAAAAGGCATTAGGAGGGTGAGGGAGATGTTTGATGCGGAAATTGCAATCCCTGGCGACCTGAAGACTGTTGAAGAGATTGCAAAGTTGGCAGGTAAATGTCTGAGATTGGAGTTCGACAAACGTCCTGACATGTTAGAAGTTGCAGAACGTCTTCGCAAGCTTAGAAATGCTGCACATGAAAGGACAGCTCGGTTTTCCTGGGGAAGAAGATACAAGCCAGCCCAGGCCCAGACGAAATCATCACAAGAAAGCAACATTCGCAGCCAAAGCGTGAGAATTGCAGCTCCAGCTAAAGTGGCACCATCACAAGAAAGCAATAGTCGCAGCCAGAGCGTAAGAACTGCAGCTCAAGTTGAAGTGGCACCATCACAAGAGAGGAGTGGCACAAttcactatgtggggaattttcgCTTGAGCTCGACAGCGACAGATAATTTGCTAGAGCTGGTTGATTTGCTTCAGGCGCCGGCTGGCGGTTATACAGGTGGAAGTATGTACAGGTTGACGCTACGTGAGAATGGAGTCAAGTTGGCTGTGAAACGGGTTAAGGGAGCGGACTTGTCGAAGGCCGAGTTTGAGCAGCGTGCCACGATGATTGGCGCCATCCAGAGTGAACACATCGTGCCACTGCAGGCGTATTACTATGACAAGAATGAGATTCTGCTAATGTACGATAGCTTCACCAGCCTAGAACAAGCTCTCTACG GAGAGGGAGGCCCATGTCCGCTGGACTTGAAACAGCGTGTAGCCATTTCGCTTGCTGCTGCGCGCGGTGTGGCGTACATCCACTCAGTCGGGCCATCGAGCTGCCACGGCAACATCAATTCGTCGAACGTCATACTCAAACGTAACTATGGTGCAAGCTTGTTGGAGCATGGCCTGACGACCCTTGGCTTGTTCCCTGGTGTCTCCGGCTACAGCGCGCCTGAGATCACCGACGCTAATTGGGTCTCTCAGGAAGCTGACGTCTACAGTTTTGGTGTGCTAATGCTAGAGCTTCTCACCGGCAAGCCTCCTCTAAGGAGGACAGAACATGCGGAGGAGGGTGCATATTTGCCATGGTGGGTGCGTTCCGTTGGACGCCGGAAGTGGAGGGCGAAGGTGATTGACATGCAGCTCCTAGCACGGCAGCACGCGGAAGGTGAAGATGAATTTATGGTGCGACTCCTGTTGCTTGGCATAAATTGCAGCAGCGAAGATGCCAAGTTGAGGCCTACAATCCATGATGTGGTGCAGCATATCGAGGAGATGACAACTTGA
- the LOC124702540 gene encoding zinc finger CCCH domain-containing protein 15 homolog — MGAEDEGSQPPAPARAAAQPATAGAAPPITPSQFLSWKQRKDAQEAAQKAEAAQKRAADIASGAVQMNGRELFQHEPWVFDNNIY, encoded by the exons ATGGGGGCAGAAGACGAGGGTAgtcagccgccggcgccggcgcgcgccGCTGCCCAACCCGCAACCGCGGGCGCGGCTCCGCCCATCACCCCATCCCAGTTCCTCTCCTGGAAGCAGCGAAAG GATGCACAGGAAGCTGCACAGAAAGCTGAAGCAGCCCAGAAACGAGCCGCCGATATAGCTTCAGGAGCAGTGCAAATGAATGGCCGAGAGCTGTTTCAGCACGAACCCTGGGTGTTTGACAACAACATTTACTGA